TCTTGATCTGGGTTGACTATATGCTCATAACCTCAAACAGAGAAGGTGGTTCAGAGTCATCAAACACCATCCAAATGGAAATGCATCCAAATTTAATAAGACTTTCTGATGGACCATACACCCACCTCAAAACCCCTCAATTCATTTTCAGTGTCCTTTTGTTCTAAAGGAATATTCTTACTAGATGATTCTGCTCCAATTATTATCTGTTAGTTTGCAATGACTTCCTTTGTTCTCGTTAAAGTTAACTTAAGCCCTATATCTTCAGGGAGAATTTCTCTTAAACAATATCAGATTCATAACTACTACTTGACAAATGCTTTCCCAACTACACACACTATAGTCTATATGTACTGATTGAATTACGTCtttcttaatatttaatttttatcaatgtTGTTGTTCAGGTTCTCAGTCATgtgtctttgcagccccatggactgcagcatgccaggcttctctgtccttcaccattgcccagagtttgctcaaactcatgtccattgagttgctgatgctgtctaagcatctcatcctctgctatcactttctcctcctgccctcaatctttcccagcataagagtcttttctaacaagtctgctcttcgcatcaggtaaccaaagtatttgagcttcaacttcagcatcagtccttccaattaatattcagggttgatttcctttaggattgactggtttgatattcttgctgtccaagatcttatatatttatttaaacaagtagtttttttgtaaaatattttgaaatatcttaACTATACTGCTTTTATTGGGTATGCAAACTCTTAATGGTCCTCTTCAGGAATTTTTCCTTGAAAAGTGAGAAGTGAAGAAACAGGATGGATTGGCTTTGTGTTATCCTATATTTGTGTACAAATGCCCTATCTGTCCATGAACAGAGAATCATAGACAGGGGAAATATATTACCATTATCTAATctaacttatggcagaaagtgaagaggaactaaaaagcctcttgatgaaagtgaaagaggagagtgaaaaagttggcttaaagctcaacattcagaaaactaagatcatggcatctggtcccatcacttcatgggaaatagatggggaaacagtgtcagactttatttttgggggctccaaaatcagtgcagatggtgactgcagccaagaaattaaaagacgcttactccttggaaggaagattgtgaccaacctagatagcatattcaaaagcagagacattactttgccaacaaaggtcaatctagtcaaggttatggtttttccagtggttatgtatggatgtgagagttggaatgtgaagaaagctgagtgctgaagaattgatgcttttgaactgtggtgttgaagaagactcctgagagtccctaggactgcaaggatatccaaccagtccattctaaaggagatcagccctgggtgttctttggaaggaatgatgctaaagctgaaactccagtactttggccacctcatgtgaagagttgactcattggaaaagactctaatgctggagggattgggggcaggaggagaaggggacaacagaggatgagatggctggatggcatcaccgactcgatggatgtttgagtgaactccgggagttgatgatggacaggaaggcctggcgtgctgcagttcatggggtcacaaagagtcggacacgactgagcaactgaaccaaactgaatctAATTTATCTTGTCTAACATCCTCTTTTATATGTGTgtacctgatgtgaatagctgactcattggaaaagaccctgatgctgagaaagattgagggcaggacaagaaggggatgacagaggatgagatggttggatggcatcaccgactcattggacatgggtttgggtggactccagaaattggtgatggacagggaggcctggcatgctgcggttcatggggtagcaaagagttggatatgactgagcgactgaagtgatctgaactgaatgaatatatttagggcttcccagatagcactatcggtaaagaaactgcctgccaatgcagaagattcaggttcaatccctgggtcagaaagatcccatgcagaacgaaatggcaacccactccagcattcttgcctggagaatcccatggacagaggagcctggtaggctacagtccataggatcacaagagttgggTACAGCTCTTGCAACTGAAGCAACAGCACGCACACAAGCATGGGTATATTTAATATGCTGAAGCCTAAAAGTAACAAATGAGAATCTTGCTAAAACCCCTGTGCTCTGGATTTAgtcctctctctcttccactaAGTCATCAATACAACTCTGAatctaataaaagaataaatagtaAGGCACTtgcatttaaaaagaagacaaggTTCACTAGTCATTCAAAATTGTAAGATTTGTAGAAGAGaactaaaacatttttcttccctgtttttacaggacatgctccttttcctcaGGGAACTCCGCTTCCTTCACTCATCATGCCTTCCTTCAATCAGAGCATTTTCCACCCTACAGTCTTCTTTCTGACTGGCATCCCTGGTTTTGAAGTCTACCATGCCTGGGTCTTCATCCCATTCTGTTGTCTCTATGTCATTGCTATCTCAGGGAATGGCATGATCTTGTTCATCATCATCACTGAGTCAAGCCTTCATGAGCCCATGTACTACTTCCTCTCCATGCTATCCTTCTCGGACCTAGGACTATGCCTTTCCACATTGGTCACCATGGTGGGTATTTTCTGGTTCAATGTCCGAGAAATCAGCTTTGATGCCTGCATCGGCCAAATGTTCTTCATCCATGGTTTTACATTAATGGAGTCCTCGGTACTCCTTGCAATGGCCTTTGATCGCTACATTGCCATCTGTAATCCACTAAGATATGCCACAATCTTAACCAATTCAACGATCATCAAAGTGGGCTTTGCCATTGTTGTTAGGGTGACAACAGTTGTAGTGCCTTTACTCCTGCTCCTTAAGCGTCTGTCCTTCTGTGGAAGTCATGTTCTGTACCATTCATATTGCTTCCACCCTGATGTGATGAAGCTTTCATGCACAGACACCAAGATCAACAGTGCATTTGGTCTGGCCATCGTCATCTCTACCGCTGCCTTGGACTCTGTCTTGATCCTCCTCTCCTATGTCCTGATCATCTGCTCCGTGCTCAACATTGCCTCCTCAGAGGAGCAGAAAAAGGCCTTTGGAACTTGTGTATCCCACACAAGTGCCGTTGCCATCTTCTACATCCCCATGATCAGCTTGTCACTGGTGCATAGATTTGGGAAGCACGCCTCTCCCCTTGTGCATACTCTTATTGCCAACATTTATCTGCTCATCCCTCCTGTAATGAATCCCATAATCTACAGTGTGAAGACAAAGCAAATTCGCAAGGCCATGgtcaaaatatttctttccaaGCTAATTTAGGACATTTTTCGCTGTGTTCTTTCTTTACATTGTCCTGATTACTTTGATCATTCACTATATGAGTTACCactatatattgaaatatagttacaCATGCTTTCATTCTTCTGATGAGCCAGTAAAATACAATTTGAAGAGTTCTAGGCTGAATTCTTTAAGAACAGGGAGTATTTCTTATGTTATGTAAGCCTATCAAAAATACTGTACCTGACACAGAATAGGATGATAGTTAAAGTATGTCTGCAAAAGGACAAATTAACTCATAAATTGCAGTCCAAACAGTCTCACAACCTCTAGTGCATGCAGTTATCAAGGCATGTATGATA
Above is a genomic segment from Bos javanicus breed banteng chromosome 15, ARS-OSU_banteng_1.0, whole genome shotgun sequence containing:
- the LOC133226772 gene encoding olfactory receptor 51F1-like, translated to MPAEDIRHPEKQPNSSKGGHAPFPQGTPLPSLIMPSFNQSIFHPTVFFLTGIPGFEVYHAWVFIPFCCLYVIAISGNGMILFIIITESSLHEPMYYFLSMLSFSDLGLCLSTLVTMVGIFWFNVREISFDACIGQMFFIHGFTLMESSVLLAMAFDRYIAICNPLRYATILTNSTIIKVGFAIVVRVTTVVVPLLLLLKRLSFCGSHVLYHSYCFHPDVMKLSCTDTKINSAFGLAIVISTAALDSVLILLSYVLIICSVLNIASSEEQKKAFGTCVSHTSAVAIFYIPMISLSLVHRFGKHASPLVHTLIANIYLLIPPVMNPIIYSVKTKQIRKAMVKIFLSKLI